Proteins encoded together in one Candidatus Xianfuyuplasma coldseepsis window:
- a CDS encoding EAL domain-containing protein has product MVFEMDFNYNMYIDDLTGLPNLKGLYREYQNQDLTGMHFIYVDIDDFNRMNIIFGIDTVEDMLVSLAGVLQDYCGKSSVYRVGNDQFMLVTTSQYICEPSELQRILKTPFKHHHIQYVINASVCVIDYDEFKGDSLYDILKLAHITIDLTKSMGRNTLIYATKEHKERYRRIKEIEHHIYEAHDSGDFFAKYRPFVDTFNGEVIGFEAVSRWILNGELLKPHDYLEIAEWTGIIYDLEMKIFDDAIRFYRSLQDRKDIKLSKRFKAGVNLSLHTLLRIEIKDIMNILTTYEVSARDVIIEIRENYITDHNAYKKVQNLYELGFVMVLDHYSNTTSSLSYLADLKVDVLKLSETLLEEVNKSEEYIHMMAVYKFFVDISKKFDLSVVSTGVENKKDLDLIRELGVNIATGNYFCRAVVEDEFVDYLKTAKKRKWR; this is encoded by the coding sequence ATGGTTTTTGAAATGGACTTCAACTACAACATGTACATCGATGATTTAACAGGATTACCCAATTTAAAAGGTCTCTATCGGGAATATCAAAATCAAGATTTAACTGGGATGCATTTTATTTATGTCGATATTGATGACTTCAATCGAATGAACATCATTTTTGGTATCGATACAGTAGAAGATATGTTGGTATCCCTTGCAGGAGTATTACAAGATTATTGTGGCAAATCAAGTGTTTATCGCGTTGGGAACGACCAGTTTATGTTGGTAACAACAAGCCAATACATCTGCGAACCATCGGAATTACAACGAATCTTAAAAACCCCATTTAAGCATCATCACATTCAATATGTGATTAATGCATCGGTTTGTGTCATTGATTATGATGAATTCAAAGGGGATAGCCTCTACGATATTTTAAAGTTAGCACATATTACAATCGACTTAACGAAATCGATGGGACGCAATACGTTGATCTATGCGACCAAAGAACACAAAGAACGATATCGCCGTATCAAAGAAATTGAACATCATATTTATGAAGCACACGATTCCGGTGATTTCTTTGCGAAATATCGCCCATTTGTCGATACATTCAACGGTGAAGTGATCGGGTTTGAAGCGGTATCAAGATGGATTTTAAACGGGGAATTATTGAAGCCTCATGATTATCTTGAAATTGCGGAATGGACTGGTATCATTTATGATTTAGAAATGAAGATATTTGACGATGCGATACGCTTTTATCGCTCCTTGCAAGATCGAAAAGACATCAAGCTTTCAAAACGTTTTAAAGCCGGAGTAAACTTGTCATTGCATACATTATTACGTATTGAAATTAAAGATATTATGAATATTTTAACAACCTATGAAGTTTCTGCTCGCGACGTCATTATTGAAATACGTGAAAACTATATTACCGATCACAATGCCTATAAAAAAGTTCAAAATCTATATGAGCTTGGATTTGTTATGGTATTGGATCATTACTCGAATACAACATCGTCGTTAAGTTATTTGGCGGACTTGAAAGTTGATGTATTAAAACTGTCGGAAACATTATTAGAAGAAGTGAATAAAAGTGAAGAATATATCCATATGATGGCTGTCTATAAGTTTTTTGTTGACATTAGTAAAAAGTTTGATTTATCAGTTGTTTCTACCGGTGTTGAGAACAAGAAAGATTTGGACTTGATTCGAGAACTTGGGGTTAATATCGCGACCGGGAATTACTTCTGTCGTGCAGTGGTAGAAGATGAATTTGTCGACTATCTCAAAACAGCGAAGAAACGGAAATGGCGATGA
- the yidD gene encoding membrane protein insertion efficiency factor YidD, translating to MRKVMIRLIEWYQRQSKNTNPTCRYHPTCSNYAKEAYQTRNFFVATFLSSWRILRCNPLSKGGYDPVPKPRKERTHDHEIS from the coding sequence ATGCGGAAAGTCATGATTCGGTTAATTGAATGGTATCAACGACAGTCGAAAAACACCAATCCAACCTGTCGGTATCACCCCACATGTAGCAATTACGCCAAGGAAGCTTATCAAACGCGTAATTTTTTCGTTGCTACTTTTCTGAGTAGTTGGCGAATTCTTCGATGTAACCCACTTTCCAAAGGTGGCTACGATCCTGTTCCAAAACCACGAAAAGAAAGGACACATGATCATGAAATATCTTGA
- a CDS encoding cation:proton antiporter, with the protein MFHQIISSEASFTYEALLVLAIVLLFGLYAGRFFEKIKLPHITGYIIIGVFIGLGLVLIDLGEIVEHLAIVSSVALGFIAFGIGTELEFGKLKKSGKEVVVITIIQAVAASVVTILGILIIGVSLPIALVLGAIATATAPAPIMLLTRKYKARGPLTDTLLPLVGMDDAVGIILFGILLAVADSMNTGAGLSVMETLEGPLIELVASAIVGGLVGFLSALMIKKISSKDNQKEEVFLGVSVFAVFVTVALAKMGFHIGEMQIHLSPILTPMIMGVILTNNLSRVRAHDVNLSVEQFSAPILVAFFTLAGAELVVAFSENTNVAYGSLIGITAIYILFRIVGKMGGALLGAKIMGSHRSVQRYLGLCLLPQAGVALGMAYQAKTDFGEDGITILIVVLIATLVYELFGPIGVKFSLEQSNEIRV; encoded by the coding sequence ATGTTTCATCAAATCATCAGTAGTGAAGCGTCGTTCACCTATGAAGCATTGCTAGTTTTAGCCATTGTTTTATTGTTTGGATTGTATGCAGGACGCTTTTTTGAAAAAATTAAATTACCTCACATCACCGGATATATTATTATAGGTGTCTTCATAGGATTAGGACTTGTATTAATCGACCTCGGCGAAATTGTCGAACATCTAGCGATTGTATCAAGTGTTGCCTTAGGTTTTATTGCCTTTGGAATCGGTACAGAACTGGAATTTGGAAAATTAAAAAAATCAGGTAAAGAAGTTGTTGTTATAACCATTATTCAGGCCGTTGCTGCTTCGGTTGTGACAATTCTTGGGATATTGATTATCGGTGTGTCCCTACCGATTGCCCTTGTTTTAGGAGCAATTGCAACAGCTACTGCACCGGCACCGATTATGTTATTAACCAGAAAATACAAAGCTCGTGGACCATTAACCGATACCTTACTTCCTTTGGTTGGAATGGATGATGCAGTTGGGATTATCTTATTCGGGATTTTGCTAGCTGTAGCTGATTCGATGAATACAGGTGCTGGATTATCCGTTATGGAAACGTTGGAAGGACCACTTATTGAATTAGTAGCTTCGGCGATTGTCGGAGGACTAGTTGGATTTCTATCTGCGCTGATGATTAAAAAGATTAGCAGTAAAGATAATCAAAAAGAAGAAGTATTCCTTGGCGTTAGTGTGTTTGCAGTATTTGTTACTGTAGCACTAGCGAAAATGGGATTTCATATCGGTGAGATGCAAATTCATTTATCCCCAATCTTAACCCCAATGATTATGGGTGTGATTCTGACAAATAATTTATCGCGGGTACGTGCACACGATGTGAATCTAAGTGTCGAACAGTTCAGTGCACCAATTCTTGTCGCATTCTTCACACTAGCTGGAGCGGAACTGGTTGTTGCCTTTAGTGAAAATACGAATGTTGCCTACGGAAGTCTGATTGGTATTACCGCCATTTATATCCTCTTTCGGATTGTTGGTAAAATGGGTGGCGCATTACTTGGTGCCAAAATTATGGGTTCACACCGCAGTGTTCAACGGTATCTTGGACTATGTTTGTTACCACAAGCAGGGGTTGCCCTTGGGATGGCGTATCAAGCAAAAACAGACTTTGGAGAAGACGGTATTACCATTCTTATCGTGGTCTTAATTGCTACCTTAGTTTATGAGTTATTTGGACCAATTGGTGTCAAATTCTCTTTGGAACAATCCAACGAAATTCGAGTGTAA
- a CDS encoding peroxiredoxin produces the protein MKYLDITLPASDDKSYSLRDFNGHKVVLYFYPKDNTSGCTLEAKDFTQLQQEYLDKGYKIIGVSRDSVKSHKNFITKQELNLLLLSDQDEELVKAFDVLKEKSMYGRKYMGIVRSTFVLDEQGGIVKEYRNVKAKGHAETLLNEL, from the coding sequence ATGAAATATCTTGATATCACATTACCTGCAAGTGATGATAAGAGTTACTCACTGCGCGATTTTAACGGACACAAAGTTGTGTTATATTTTTATCCCAAAGACAATACATCAGGATGCACATTAGAAGCCAAAGATTTTACACAATTACAACAAGAGTACCTCGACAAAGGCTACAAAATTATTGGTGTATCTCGTGATAGCGTGAAATCACACAAGAACTTTATCACGAAACAGGAACTAAATCTCTTATTACTCAGTGATCAAGACGAAGAACTTGTCAAAGCGTTTGATGTACTGAAAGAAAAATCAATGTATGGACGCAAGTACATGGGAATCGTCCGCAGTACCTTTGTCCTGGATGAACAAGGCGGTATTGTTAAAGAGTATCGCAATGTGAAAGCCAAAGGTCACGCTGAAACACTATTAAACGAATTATAA
- a CDS encoding LTA synthase family protein gives MKDTLRQSFNLLLFYLFSIVYLEVLFKIRVLNFQFDSDLFRIVIFSLFYSFLFLFILKFFGEKTVKTVTYVLVVLITFLYFNQEIYSSFVEGFYSITVIGDFTAGLSFFSDYLESIRLGHIAYLLPIASLIALDYFKLKFFHIEYCGLKQPLYFLLLSFLFYFGALQTVSDESIIRNQDGEIITIENVGTLLSYSDLDLYTYMYNSQDALKKFGLLTYTQRDFMQLFRNDPISPQAYEVLIEDFINNQPGHIVNAHSNIFDDKNFILIMAESLDTFAINETLTPTLYRLKTEYAYFENYYSPLYYRSTADSEFLVQTSMYPDKNVTLSMDAYMENTFPNTLPKLFKEQGYTTYSFHNYFDYFYPRGDFHLQTLGYDQFWGSEELGITTGFDPDRVIVDHIWQSDYDMMKRIVPKFINDDKFFVNILTVSGHFNYAETHEIARPDYVEAVQEYLDNLEEPVEYSDQILYYLAVHMEVDRAVQYLIDELENANKLDDTVIMIFGDHYAYGIDNEDIWAYDDEYKTDNDELELHNVPLMIMSNSTQMRGIKTAYASTIDITPTVSNLFGLNLNYKQVFGNDIFAINEHIVRFADGSFISSDFRYDALSENYIINDETISEQYIYQINQNLMNNYMYNLLMLEYDYFKEDTEE, from the coding sequence ATGAAAGACACATTACGACAATCGTTTAATTTACTATTATTCTACCTCTTCAGTATCGTATATCTAGAGGTATTATTTAAAATACGCGTCCTTAATTTTCAGTTTGACAGTGATCTTTTTCGCATTGTCATTTTTAGTTTGTTCTATAGTTTTTTGTTCTTGTTTATTCTTAAATTCTTCGGTGAAAAGACCGTTAAAACTGTGACGTACGTATTAGTTGTTTTGATTACGTTCTTATATTTTAATCAAGAAATCTACAGTTCCTTTGTTGAGGGATTCTATTCGATAACTGTTATTGGTGATTTTACCGCAGGATTATCTTTTTTTAGTGATTATCTCGAGTCGATACGATTGGGACATATCGCCTATCTATTACCCATCGCTTCACTCATTGCCTTAGATTACTTTAAACTAAAATTCTTCCATATTGAATATTGTGGTTTAAAGCAACCACTATACTTCTTACTACTATCCTTCTTATTTTATTTTGGTGCCTTACAAACCGTAAGTGATGAATCGATAATTCGAAACCAAGACGGTGAAATCATCACCATTGAAAATGTTGGGACATTGTTATCGTACAGTGATTTAGATCTCTACACCTATATGTATAATTCACAAGATGCATTAAAGAAATTCGGATTATTAACCTATACCCAGCGCGACTTCATGCAGTTATTCCGAAACGATCCAATCAGTCCCCAAGCATATGAAGTGCTGATTGAAGACTTCATCAATAATCAACCCGGTCACATTGTCAATGCTCACTCTAATATATTTGATGATAAAAACTTTATTCTGATTATGGCGGAAAGTCTAGATACTTTCGCGATTAACGAAACCCTCACACCAACCTTGTATCGTTTAAAAACGGAATATGCCTACTTTGAAAACTATTATTCACCATTATATTATCGTTCCACAGCAGATAGTGAGTTCCTTGTACAAACATCCATGTATCCGGATAAAAACGTTACATTAAGCATGGATGCATATATGGAAAACACCTTCCCGAATACCTTACCCAAATTATTTAAAGAACAGGGATACACAACCTACTCGTTCCATAATTATTTCGACTATTTTTATCCTCGTGGTGATTTTCATCTCCAAACCCTTGGGTACGATCAATTTTGGGGAAGTGAAGAACTTGGTATTACAACTGGATTTGATCCCGATCGTGTGATTGTCGATCATATTTGGCAAAGCGACTACGATATGATGAAACGCATTGTTCCGAAATTCATTAATGATGACAAATTCTTTGTAAATATCCTTACCGTAAGCGGACACTTCAACTACGCGGAAACCCATGAAATAGCACGGCCCGACTACGTTGAAGCCGTACAGGAATATTTGGATAATCTAGAAGAACCGGTTGAATATAGCGATCAAATTCTATATTACCTTGCGGTACATATGGAAGTGGATCGGGCTGTTCAGTATCTCATCGATGAGCTAGAAAATGCTAACAAATTAGACGATACCGTAATTATGATTTTTGGTGATCATTATGCCTATGGTATTGATAATGAAGATATTTGGGCCTACGACGATGAATATAAAACCGATAATGATGAACTTGAACTTCATAACGTTCCCTTAATGATTATGTCCAACTCCACTCAAATGCGAGGCATCAAAACAGCGTATGCTTCGACCATTGATATTACCCCAACGGTATCCAATTTATTTGGATTGAATCTCAATTATAAACAAGTGTTTGGAAATGATATATTCGCGATTAATGAACATATCGTACGGTTCGCAGATGGTAGTTTTATCAGCTCTGATTTTCGATATGATGCCCTTAGTGAAAACTACATCATTAACGATGAAACGATTAGTGAACAATATATTTATCAGATTAATCAGAATCTGATGAACAACTACATGTATAATCTTTTGATGTTAGAATATGACTACTTTAAAGAAGACACCGAAGAATGA
- a CDS encoding glycosyltransferase yields the protein MRIGLFTDAYFPIISGVSLSVDNLANELMKRGHNVFIITNHHEHATPQPHVLRLGGYKLPMKGMHEYRVSKVTRKKVMEVLALNLDIIHCHTEFTMGRLGRRAARKAGIPVVHTYHTMYEDYVHFISKTLAYPLRIVSKYYSRSFANSADHVIFPTIKVKRTFDRYGFTKRGEIIPTGITLQEFLETPVDNSLRSRLGFSKDDIVLLFLGRMSREKSIDVLAREFVKIQDDRVKLLMVGDGPDRAHVEHILEKSGVSNRVVFTGMVRPHEVHQYYKIADVFVNFSVTETQGLTYIESLASKTPLLVRYDDNLEGVVLPGINGFTFQTNDEFQSYIQKIITDQEVFDTITANADQDIQRFSAATYAQKVEAIYKLYYKG from the coding sequence ATGAGAATTGGATTGTTTACAGATGCATATTTTCCTATCATTTCCGGTGTGTCGTTATCCGTGGATAATTTAGCCAATGAACTGATGAAACGTGGACATAACGTGTTTATCATAACCAATCATCATGAACATGCGACACCCCAGCCACATGTTCTTCGTTTGGGCGGATATAAGTTGCCGATGAAAGGTATGCATGAGTATCGTGTCAGTAAAGTGACACGGAAAAAAGTAATGGAAGTTCTTGCTCTAAATCTCGATATCATTCATTGTCACACCGAGTTCACGATGGGACGACTAGGGCGACGTGCTGCGCGTAAAGCAGGAATTCCCGTTGTTCATACCTACCACACTATGTATGAAGATTACGTGCATTTTATATCAAAAACACTAGCTTATCCATTACGGATTGTATCCAAATATTATAGTCGGAGTTTTGCGAACAGTGCTGATCACGTTATCTTTCCAACGATTAAAGTGAAACGAACATTTGATCGATACGGTTTTACCAAAAGAGGAGAAATAATTCCTACGGGTATCACATTGCAAGAGTTTTTAGAGACACCAGTTGATAATTCATTGCGAAGTCGTTTAGGTTTTTCCAAAGATGATATTGTATTATTGTTTTTGGGACGGATGTCGCGCGAAAAATCCATTGATGTTTTGGCACGAGAGTTTGTGAAAATACAAGATGATCGAGTAAAATTATTAATGGTTGGTGATGGACCTGATCGTGCTCATGTAGAACATATCCTAGAGAAGTCAGGTGTGAGTAATCGCGTCGTGTTTACCGGAATGGTACGTCCACATGAAGTTCACCAGTACTACAAGATTGCGGATGTATTCGTAAACTTTAGTGTCACCGAAACACAAGGATTAACCTACATTGAATCACTGGCATCCAAGACACCACTATTGGTGCGGTATGATGATAATTTAGAAGGAGTAGTCCTTCCTGGTATCAATGGATTTACCTTTCAAACGAATGATGAGTTTCAATCCTATATTCAGAAAATCATTACAGATCAGGAAGTTTTTGATACCATTACAGCAAATGCGGATCAAGATATCCAGCGGTTCTCAGCAGCTACATATGCTCAAAAAGTAGAAGCGATCTATAAATTGTATTACAAAGGGTGA
- a CDS encoding cation:proton antiporter, whose translation MAMMDMLLSTTEEASGIAVILEHLYENPIFGVSVLILFGILGGKLINLIKFPRVTGYILIGILIGPSVLQLLSHEMVKSFTIIRQVAIGFIGYTIGLELRFSKLKKTGKQVTIITISQAFSTAVMVCLAVALYLILTGKDHVWTYALILGAIATATAPGPIVAVVKSYRTKGPVTDVLLPLVALDDAIGIMLFAVMLSFGTSLLSGPVSLSHMLLDPAKEIFFSLAFGALIGFAVTLIAKKFNRESDQFLMMVIIGFVFAGIGIGQAVHASAILLPMTIGIVLTNSIDEKYEHRLTQTTDLFSAPILLAFFTIAGAELQLSLLVKIGILGVIYLLTRVLGKVSGAYVSAKGVKAPPTVIKYLGFTLIPQAGVAIDMALTTQLRFETTEALLPFIEIGAAIMTIVLAATVIYEVFGLVIVKAALGKAGEIDAAVGDWD comes from the coding sequence ATGGCGATGATGGATATGTTGTTATCAACAACGGAGGAAGCATCCGGAATAGCCGTTATACTCGAACATTTATATGAGAATCCCATATTCGGTGTATCCGTACTAATATTATTTGGTATTTTAGGTGGAAAATTAATTAATCTAATTAAGTTTCCACGGGTTACTGGTTATATTCTTATTGGGATTTTGATTGGACCCAGTGTTTTACAATTACTATCGCACGAAATGGTAAAATCCTTTACGATTATTCGACAGGTCGCCATTGGATTTATCGGATATACAATTGGTCTTGAACTACGATTTTCAAAACTCAAGAAAACTGGTAAACAGGTTACGATAATTACCATATCACAAGCATTTTCTACAGCGGTTATGGTGTGTTTAGCAGTTGCCCTGTATCTGATTCTTACGGGGAAAGATCATGTCTGGACATACGCCTTAATTCTCGGAGCAATTGCCACCGCAACAGCACCGGGACCAATTGTTGCGGTCGTTAAGAGTTATCGCACAAAGGGACCTGTTACGGATGTACTACTTCCATTGGTAGCCTTGGATGATGCGATTGGAATTATGCTCTTTGCGGTGATGTTATCTTTCGGAACATCCTTATTGAGTGGTCCTGTGAGTCTGTCTCATATGTTACTTGATCCCGCAAAAGAGATCTTCTTTAGTCTAGCATTTGGGGCCTTGATTGGATTTGCAGTAACGTTGATTGCCAAGAAATTCAATCGAGAGAGTGATCAATTCTTAATGATGGTAATTATTGGTTTTGTCTTTGCTGGAATTGGGATTGGACAAGCCGTACATGCTTCAGCTATATTACTGCCGATGACGATTGGGATTGTCTTAACAAATTCGATTGATGAAAAGTACGAACATCGTTTAACACAAACAACCGATTTATTTAGTGCACCTATCTTACTAGCGTTCTTCACGATTGCTGGTGCGGAACTACAGTTGTCCCTGCTTGTAAAAATTGGGATACTTGGCGTCATTTACTTATTAACCCGAGTACTTGGTAAAGTCTCCGGTGCCTATGTTAGTGCAAAAGGTGTAAAAGCTCCACCAACGGTTATCAAATACCTTGGGTTCACTCTTATCCCTCAGGCGGGAGTTGCGATTGATATGGCACTTACAACGCAACTGCGGTTTGAGACCACGGAGGCGTTACTGCCATTTATTGAAATTGGGGCTGCGATTATGACCATTGTTCTAGCAGCCACTGTAATTTATGAAGTATTTGGTTTAGTTATTGTAAAAGCGGCACTTGGTAAGGCTGGAGAAATTGATGCTGCAGTAGGTGATTGGGACTAA
- a CDS encoding TIGR02206 family membrane protein: MSFFEYAYDPAVKFDMYTSMHVLMLGLTAILFILFFIFHKRIYQSPYEKQIRYGFGSFLIVMLITLITIDTIGGHLYLPLHLCSISYFLAIILLFTNNEKVFNYLFFSGIIGGIVTFAIPELDHAGYNRFRFYEFIIAHSVIIMLPIYYLVNYKYTITLRKTWMGILITNILGFGMLPVNILLDRTGIYPDANFMFTMGAPDDVEGVFGPFPFHFISFEIVLLITFFILYYIAKRYQDKQKAA; encoded by the coding sequence ATGAGTTTCTTTGAATACGCATACGATCCAGCAGTAAAATTCGATATGTATACATCAATGCATGTATTGATGCTTGGTCTAACTGCCATATTATTTATCCTCTTCTTTATTTTCCACAAGAGGATTTATCAATCTCCATATGAAAAACAAATCCGATATGGATTTGGTAGTTTTCTCATTGTAATGTTGATTACATTAATTACAATTGATACCATTGGTGGACATTTATACTTACCGCTCCACCTATGCTCCATCAGCTACTTTTTAGCAATTATCCTACTCTTTACAAATAATGAAAAAGTATTTAATTATTTATTCTTTTCAGGAATTATTGGTGGGATTGTAACCTTTGCCATTCCAGAGTTGGATCACGCAGGATATAATCGGTTTCGGTTCTATGAGTTTATCATTGCCCATAGCGTCATTATTATGTTGCCGATTTATTACCTGGTAAATTATAAGTATACTATCACATTACGAAAAACATGGATGGGCATTCTGATCACCAACATATTGGGCTTTGGAATGTTGCCTGTTAATATCCTCTTAGACCGCACCGGTATTTATCCCGACGCAAACTTTATGTTTACCATGGGGGCTCCCGACGATGTTGAAGGTGTATTTGGTCCATTTCCATTCCACTTTATCAGTTTCGAGATTGTCCTACTTATTACCTTCTTCATCTTGTACTATATAGCGAAACGATATCAAGACAAACAAAAAGCGGCATAG